AAAAACACCTCGTCTCATGTAGTTTAGACGAGGTGTTTCATCTTTTATACAAATAAAAAAATCACCCGTTTTTACACGAGTGATTTTTACGTTATTTTACAGAGATAATCTCTACTTGCATTTCTCCACCTGGAGTTTGGATTGCTACCTTCTCACCAATTTGCTTACCTAATAAGCTTTTTGCGATTGGAGAATCGTTAGAAATTCTTCCTTCAAATGGGTCTGCTTCTGCGCTACCTACGATTGTGTAAGATTCTTCATCTCCACCTGGTAACTCTTTAAATGTTACTGTTTTACCTAATGTAACAACTGTAGATTCTTCGCCGTTATCTGTGATGATAACTGCATTACGAATCATGTTTTCTAATTGTGTAATACGTCCTTCTACGAACGCTTGCTCATCTTTCGCCGCATCATACTCAGAGTTCTCAGAAAGATCTCCGAAGCTACGTGCAATCTTAATGCGCTCTACAACCTCTTTACGTTTTACCGTTTTTAAATCCTCAAGTTCGTTCTCTAGCTTTTGCTTACCCTCTTGCGTCATTGGGTATGTTTTTTCTGTTGCCATATTTTCCACTCCTTTTATATACCAATCCCCCGAAAAAAAGAGGAGTTCCATATGAAAACTCCCCCGCTTATATGTGTAGCGGAGGTTTCTAGCACGCCTGTACTAGCGGAGTTGTCACATACAACCCCTTATTCCCAATTCTTCTTTATATAAAGAAGATATGTATGGAAAGTTGATATAAATATGCCCTCACCTATATATAGATGAGGTTGCATGTTTCATTGTATTCGATAGGAAGGGAAAAAATCCCTTCCTATCGTATATCTTTTACTATGCTATTACAAATTTACTTTTTGTTCAAGAATTGTTGCAATTTTTGTCACCATAATATCAATTGCAACATGGTTTTGTCCACCTTCAGGGATAATAATATCCGCAAATTTCTTAGAAGGCTCAATAAATTGATTGTGCATTGGACGTACAACAGTTACGTATTGATCAATAACTGAATCCATCGTACGACCGCGCTCTTCAATATCACGCTGCATACGGCGTAAAATACGAAGATCCGCATCTGTATCAACGAATAGCTTAATGTCCATTAACTCACAAAGACGTGGGTCTTCTAAAATAAGAATTCCTTCTAAAATGATTACATCTTTCGGCTCAACTGGAATAATTTCTTCTGAACGCGTATGCAATGTATAGTCATATACAGGCTTATCAATTTGCTCATATGCAAGCAACTGCTGCAAATGTTCAATTAACAGATCATTATCAAACGCAAGCGGATGATCATAATTTGTTTTTAAACGCTCTTCCATTGGTAAATGGCTTTGATCTTTGTAATAATAATCTTGCTCCAAGATTAAAATGGAATGACCTTTAAAATGGTCAAAAATCGCTTTCGTTACACTTGTTTTTCCTGATCCTGAACCACCAGCGATTCCAATTACAACAGGCTTATTCGTCCCCATTCGACTACCACTCTTTCTTATTGAAGTATGTTTTTTCGCATCATATTATTCACATACACTGGTTGATCCACTTTGAATTTCACGATTTGCAACGGATGTCTCGCTGCATCTAATTCGTTTCCATCCTCATCCCAAATTTTCTCCACCGTCTGCGTAAAGTTTTCTATTTCTGGTCCAAAGAACTCCACTTCATGTCCTGGTTTGAAATGATTACGTTGCTCAAGCGTTACGATGCCCGTTTCTTCATTATAATCTAACACTAAACCAGCGAAATCATACGTTGTTTTCTTACTATGATTTCCAAACATTTGCTCTTGATGTCCTGGAACCCCTTCAAAGAATGCAGGAGCTGTGTCACGATTTGCACATTTATCAAGCTCATCTAACCACTCTTGTTTAAACTCAAAGTTATCCGGATCCGCACAATACGCATCAATTACTTTACGATATACAGTTGCTACAGTCGCTACGTAATGGATAGATTTCATACGTCCTTCAACTTTTAAGCTATCAATTCCTATTTCAATCATTTTCGGAATTGATAAAATTAAATTTAAATCTTTTGGACTCATCGCAAAGTGAGCATCTTCTTCTTGGAATAAAGGAAGCTCTTTTGCATCTTTATGTTGTGATACCGTTTGAACTAAATCATAGTCCCAGCGACAAGATTGACAACAACCACCACGGTTAGAGTCACGCGCTGTCATATGGTTACTTAATGTACATCTTCCAGAATACGCGATACACATTGCACCATGGACGAATGCTTCAATTTCAATATCAACTTTGTCTTTAATTTCTTTCATCTCTTCATAGCTTGCTTCACGAGCTAATACAAGACGATGTAAACCCTCTTCTTTCCAATACTGTGCTGCTTTCCAGTTGGATAGTGATTGTTGTGTACTTAAATGCACCTCAACAGAAGGCGCTACACGTTTACATGTCTCAATAATAAGCGGATCAGCAACGATAATTCCCGTTACGCCAGCTTTTTCAATCCCTTTTAAATATTCCTCTAGCCCGTCCATATTTTCATTATGTGCAAAAATATTTGTTGTTACATATATTTTTGCTCCATATTTCTTTGCAAATTCAACGCCTTCTGCCATGTCTTCCAGCGTAAAGTTACCTGCATTCGAACGAAGACCAAATTCTTGTCCACCTAAATATACAGCATCTGCCCCATAATGGATAGCTACTTTTAATTTTTCTAAGTTACCCGCAGGGATTAACAGTTCAGGTTTCTTCACAATAACGCGTTTGCCATCGATCACTCGTGAAATTTCTTGTACAGTCATTTCCTACACCCTCCTCGTTTAGTAAACCGTCTCTTTAAAGAAGAATCCTGTATCTAACGGACGATTTACTGGTTGCATTTCTTCTATCTCTTTATATAAATCGTCTTTCACGTCATAATACGCATCACGATCTT
This genomic interval from Bacillus cereus contains the following:
- a CDS encoding peptidase U32 family protein yields the protein MTVQEISRVIDGKRVIVKKPELLIPAGNLEKLKVAIHYGADAVYLGGQEFGLRSNAGNFTLEDMAEGVEFAKKYGAKIYVTTNIFAHNENMDGLEEYLKGIEKAGVTGIIVADPLIIETCKRVAPSVEVHLSTQQSLSNWKAAQYWKEEGLHRLVLAREASYEEMKEIKDKVDIEIEAFVHGAMCIAYSGRCTLSNHMTARDSNRGGCCQSCRWDYDLVQTVSQHKDAKELPLFQEEDAHFAMSPKDLNLILSIPKMIEIGIDSLKVEGRMKSIHYVATVATVYRKVIDAYCADPDNFEFKQEWLDELDKCANRDTAPAFFEGVPGHQEQMFGNHSKKTTYDFAGLVLDYNEETGIVTLEQRNHFKPGHEVEFFGPEIENFTQTVEKIWDEDGNELDAARHPLQIVKFKVDQPVYVNNMMRKNILQ
- the greA gene encoding transcription elongation factor GreA, whose amino-acid sequence is MATEKTYPMTQEGKQKLENELEDLKTVKRKEVVERIKIARSFGDLSENSEYDAAKDEQAFVEGRITQLENMIRNAVIITDNGEESTVVTLGKTVTFKELPGGDEESYTIVGSAEADPFEGRISNDSPIAKSLLGKQIGEKVAIQTPGGEMQVEIISVK
- the udk gene encoding uridine kinase, with translation MGTNKPVVIGIAGGSGSGKTSVTKAIFDHFKGHSILILEQDYYYKDQSHLPMEERLKTNYDHPLAFDNDLLIEHLQQLLAYEQIDKPVYDYTLHTRSEEIIPVEPKDVIILEGILILEDPRLCELMDIKLFVDTDADLRILRRMQRDIEERGRTMDSVIDQYVTVVRPMHNQFIEPSKKFADIIIPEGGQNHVAIDIMVTKIATILEQKVNL